The Primulina huaijiensis isolate GDHJ02 chromosome 6, ASM1229523v2, whole genome shotgun sequence genomic sequence atattaaaattgcaCTCGCTTTGatatcaatttggtgctcaaaaGAATGATGATAGATAGAACTTTCATTATCTTATCAACATCAGTATCATTAGTATTGTCCTGGCAGTAGACATACCGTGCAACCAAACGGCTTTGGACAACCTTCAAAATACATCAGCGTCTTCACCAGCTTCTTTCCACTCTGTCCAGCCGTTCCATGCTCTTCTAACAACCTTTCGACATGGAACATATCACAATATCCCAAGTTTTGAGAAGATAGATTATCAATTGAAGGAGCTATTTGACCACCCGTGCAGCGGGCTATGCGCTCCAAGAGTGGCTTTTTGATATTCAGAACAAGTGATATATCTTTTGCAAGCAGATACTCCTGTGCATGCCGCGAAACAGATTTCTCCACCAAAAGAATGTCAGGATGGTGTGCATCTATTTTTGCAACTGCCATCTTAAGATGATCCATTTCCTGGAAAtgaatgtaaataaataagcaagaacaaaataaaaatgcacTAATTTCATAAAGAAGAAAACAGCATAATATGAGACCATGTCTCATATCTTCATGCATGGCGAACTAGCAAGGGAAATTCGAGATTTCTCAGCTTTGGTATTTGGAGTCAATTGGAAGAATCAGATTGCACTTTACTTCTAAAGTGATGGAAGTTGGTCTTAATTGGGACAATTTGTCTCACATTCAAGAACTTGTGGCCTTTTTTATCTTGCGGATCTtatgaaaaggaaaatgttgacCGGAGTTCTGGATCACGTTATGGGGCTGTTAATGGGCCTGGAAATGGAGGCTTGCTTCATAGAGAACCACAAATCTCGCTAGTAACAGtttgtgaataaattttttCCCTGTTAAAAGTCTCGACTTGTATATGGGGTAATATGTAATTGGATCAAGACATGTTCTTTATTTTGTGTTTCCTCCCTTAGGTCAagacatttttctttattttgtgttTCCACCCTTAGTGACCTATGGCGTAGTTAGAAGTGAGGCTCGAATTAATGACCGAACCTCGGATCTCTTCGAACACTTGGTCAGAAGAAGATATTCCGGTGATTTTATTCATATTAATTCTGCACAATAAAAATAGAGCTTAcaagattaaataaaaaatcacatCCCTAAGAATCCTATAGATTTGGAAGATTCTAAATGGAAAGATAGTTCAGAATcctaaaataaagaaaaccatGATCCCACCTATCtaatgaatattttgtttgaattttCCATGAGTTGCCCATAACAGAAAAATGAGGCAAAATATAAGGGAGTCTCCACATctctttttataattaaatggaGGATTAGGAACCTTTTCTCACCAATACACTACAGCAAGGGACTCAAATATGGAAGGATCAGGAACCTTTTGGCGTTTATTAACTTCTTAGGGTACAAACATATTTGGGAAACCTTCGGGAATGGGGCTCAAAACATGTGTTGGTTTCGTCTTTCCAATCTGGAACAAACATGCTCTTTGAGGTTCTACAATTATTCAAATTAAGCATGTAAACTGATAGTTATTAACTTTGTATCTCAATACTAGAAGATCTATAATTCACAACTGGTAATATTCTCTAAATTTTTCGGGAAGGAGATATGGTGGCTCATACATTAGTTACTTGGGCCTTTATGGAGAGAAATCTCGACATctttttcaatttaattcctcaaccaaatatttgaaatttgcgATTTTTGCTTTTTTCATGGCCAGAAGTCTTGGCCTAGTTCAGCTCTCATGTACACCAAAACACCCATTTAGGCGCAGATGGtgtttaacaaaaataataagaataataaacaGAAGATTCAAACTCCGCTTAAAATCGTTGAAAAATGATGATCAACTCCACCTGCTGTAACAAAGTATCAAAGCTTGAAAGAGCATTAGAAACACGCTGGTATTCGAGAGCTCCACCAAGCATTAGAACCCGAGGTTTCTCAATGTTTGAAGTCATCCGTCGATGAGCTACATTTTTCTTGCAAACAACTCCTTTGACCACCATGCTATCAAGGATTAATAAAAATGAAGTTTTTAAGGCTGCACGAGAACAATATATTGAAAAGAAGTAGAATCTGCATTAAAACTGAGGAATGAAACAGAGTTAAAATCATTCACATATGTGTTTGATGGCAGCGAGTTCTCGAAAATCATGAAGACAATCCCTCGGTtatcatttataattattcatcagTAACAGCCTTATTAATTCTATGGAAAATAAGCTACATATtgatattaaataatcaaatcaatcaacATTTCACTCAATTATATGAAAATTAGGAATAAAGCCAATGAAGAAGATTCAATTGAAAACACACATACAAAGAGAATAATTAAAAAAGGAAATCAATACCCTCCAGTAGATCCCCTCCCTTCCCTGCCTACAAAACATATGAAACAGATTGAAAACAGCTGAATAAACCAGGTTAATATTTCTCACAAAATCATAGTTTAGACATTTCCTCTAGACAACCGAGCCCAGGACTAATTCACCACCTCCGACTTCCAGTTCCCCAATTTACAAATTTCGAAAGAGCTCAGGCAACTTAAGTAGCAGACATATGACTGAGAACTGTGTTCCAACCCAAAAACAGTTTTCATATATTATCTGGAATGATACCAAAATATTTCTAATGACTAAATGTTGTAAAGAAACATCGATTTAATAAAATTCATtgaaaatacaagaaaatactAATGAAGAGTTAGTCAGGCATATAATCACCCGTGTCATTACTATTTCCCAAATTAATGTCAAATTCAACTCCGTTTCATTTTTTTGTGGGATTATACAATCTGTCCTCAGAGAGTCAGAAGACCAATAACTCGTACCAAAACATTTATATATGAAGCCACACATTCACAAAAAACATTATTAGGGCCCATAAAATAAGTACAACAAACAACAGAGCAAAAACTCGAGCTATCACCTCTCACTCCGACGCCCAGAAGCCAAACATTTGACTTTCACATAGCCGCCTGGATCCATCTGCTCACCCTTGCTCATATCTGGCTTTAACAATGTAGCAGCCTCCCATGACAAGACAGTGATTATTTCTACCCAACTTTCTCCATCAGTTTCCTCTGCTGTATGAAGATTCTCTACCTGCAAGAGTTGCACAATTAAAGCACGGAAATGGCCATCAACTACGTTCTTAATGACTTTCTTGTGCTCCTCATTTGATTTGTCCCTGCTTCGATATTCGCCACTCCCAAAGCTGCTTGAACTACGCAAGTATCCCCATTCTCCAGTGGCATCCCCATCATCGTCATCCTCAAACAAAACTGCCTCCCTttcatcttcttcatcttctggTTCAGGAGGGAGCCACAGAActccattattttcaaaatcaacaGGTTTGGTATCAACATCTTCAGCAGAATATAAAGAAGGTGCCTCATCATCGTCACCTATGTCATCCTCGACACCTTTTTTCACGATCTGCTGGACATCATCAGAGGCCTgggaataaaaaatatcatgtaGTGGAGAACTGCTCCGACTTTCTATATCAAGAGCAATGCTTTCAGGTTGGACTTTATGGGATTCATAGCCATTGCCCATATCTTCAAATTGAACATGACCATAATAGCCATTAATCTGAGAAAATGAACTACTCCTTGGACCCAAGTGATATACTCCGtattcatcatcatcatcatcatcactccTGTACAGACAATTCGAGGAACAATTAGTAATCATACCAACAGACAGCACATATATTGTAACTTCTCCACGATGCTGATGGCACCTGTGTCCTAGTCGGTAAATAGAAACTGATTCCATTGGCAAATAGACACTGATTGCATTATTATGGATAAGCGTAAATAGAGCTCTTCCAAAACAATTGATACATGGATACCTTTAAGATCTATTTGAACTGCTTGATATACAATGAAGAAAACAAATTTAACACCTTATTACATTATAAGTAGAAAAGCTATAAGAATCAACTCGGCCATTTTACCAAGAGTCACATTCACAGCACAAATccatataaaataatcaacttCCACAGGAATGAAATAGAAAGTTACACCATGGGGTATATTTGAATTAGCTATCATGTGATGACTAAGTTTCAGATTTTACACTCATTGGTACGGGAATTACGAATTAAGAACCCTTAGGAATGCCAATAGCAATCACATGCCACAGAAAATAGCTAACACAATGGGAAATATCCACGAAACAAGCAAAAGACCCTTGATTGGAATAAAACTTCACGTGCAATGCCTCCGTCCATATTCAAGCTGATATCATGCACACTTTGGAAGAATCCTAAAGCCGCTCACTGAATAAGCAGAGAACTGTTAACTATCTAAGAAACCTATGCTTTCTGATGAAAGAAAAGGCTAACTGATTAGTTCAAGCAGTAAAAAAAGAAATGCAGAAAGAAGAACCTGTTGGAGCATAATCCAAATTGGTTTTGAGATAGGTTTTGTTCTCCTATCTCCATGGCATAATCGTTGCTTGTTGTTGCTGTAACACTTTGTCTTTCTATTGTAGTCTCCATTGTTTCTGATTGAGGTGGGCTAATTGCACAAGACTGAGGTAATGAAACAAAGGTAACACTACTACTGTTACAGGTTCCACAGGATTTGGTGCTGATAAAACTGGTGGCAGATGGTGAGGTGCTGATGAGGTCCACTTGGGAGACCTGGATTCCATCATCAACGGGTGCCGATAAAACTTGCTGCCATTGTCTGAAACAGTAATTACAGACCCTAATCTTATCCCACTCTTCCTGTGGAATCTCAGGTTCACTGGGTGGCGTAGGAACCCAATTTGAAGTGCACTTTCCGCAAAAAATTCGGCCACAGAGGCGACAATGGTGCCTACGGTTGAGTAAGGTGAACTGAGTATCACACTCGTAGCATACTCTGCAACTCTGATCGGGCATCCAAAAATCCCTTGACACATGAGCTGGCTCGGATCGCCAAGGGATCCAGGACTTTAACAACCCAATCAGATCAGAGAAATTCTTATTGGGAGCATCCATAGACTTCTAATTTTCCCtctcattttgatattatcatttGCTGACTACAACATCCAATTGTACAACCTTCCCCCAAGTATCAATAATAGAAACATGCCAACTATACAATTCCAAAAAGACTCTGTAACCAAGATAATCAAATGCCAAATGGATGATTTTGAAACTTTCTGGAAAGCCGTCAGGATTTTTAAGCAAACCTGAAAAAAAGCTCTAGATACTCGGATACACAGAATACATAATTTCCTTCAATCAACACCTAACAAAAATGACTGCGGGAACTGCACTAATTCTTATTTTTCCCATACAACAATACCGTAATATCATCAATTCCCACGACAGTAAATCTAacaccaaaaaaatcaaaagaattGAAATCACCCCCGCGGCGCGTCCGTAATGAACAACTTTAACAAACTCCACCAACAGAAACCTTAAATGTGCCGATTATCAATTCGGATATTCTAAAGCCAATCTAATTCGGATTTCCATGACTAACACACTacttaaattcaaatttcaagacATCTAAGAATCGAAAAAGgcaaaaattattcaaaaatctATTACCCCAAGAAAAcagcaaaaaaatataaataaaagaaattcaAGTCTCAACCCTCGTACATGAAACGCACAACAAAATTAAGAGCACACGAATCCTGGAAGAAATATAAAGCCAATCGATCGGTCAGCAAATCACTCCCAACTCGTAATTCCGGTGGATTCTAATTCAAGAAAGGCACCGTATGACTGCCCAATTCTTTCATCATTCCTCCCCTATAATGATTCCAAATACATCCATCGCACGCGAGAGaagtaaattcataattttctccaaacattaattaagaaaaaaaaaagtgctCAACttataaacaatgaataatattGAATGGGGGAGAGAGAGAGGGAGGGACTGTAAATTGATGTGTTGTGCAATTAAAATAGAAAGCCAAAAGTATCAACCAATCAAAATTATCCACGTGTCGAATTCCTTTTTGGCCTCTGCCTTCGGTAGGGACGTCGACGTGTCTAGGTTTTACCCGGACCTGTAATGGACCAGTCCCGTCTGAAGCGGGTTTGTGCATGTTAAATGAGTCATGGGACGGGTCTTGGGTCCTATTTTTCAGACCCGTCTGGATATGGGGCGGGTCATGGGTTCTATACTAACCGTCCCATACCCGTCTCATATATgtggaaggtaaataaatcatatttttattttattatcgtgctttcattttaattttgttattgtactttctctcctttttaaattacattttttacggttttaaattacacttttatttttttaatgtactttctctctttaattttgtaggtagttcttcaagtaatttaccaacttgtcctaccattcttgatgaagaggaagatgatcctGAAGAATGTGTCTGAAATATTGCTTAATCGCTGATTTTATATTTATCTGTTTAAGTTCTGTTAATACTTATTTTTGGGGATGTGAGGGctagtaactcttttttttttatgtaattcattatgtcgtgaaaataatttgtttgttattattaagtgtggtcgaagacatgaattaatttttcattgtgttgtatttagaagcttgtttgtttcataattcagtcatgttataagaagattattgttttcatttaaGAAAATTCGGGTCTCGCGGATCTACCCAACACTATTTCGTATTCGAGGTGGGGAGGGTCCGAAGAGTATTTAACCGGagtgggcgggtaatgggtCAAAATTGTCTTCATGGGACGGGTCTTGGGTTTAGGCATATACATCTCATACCCgtcccattgacatctctaacCTTCGGGGCTAATTTAGGGTTTTCGTAAGTACTACGAATAATTTTCATTGAGAGCTTAAGAACATAAAGttgtgttttttcaaaaatttctttcattacaaaaaatgatattatttcgttttgtaaaatgaaaatttatcatattaaaaCTGCGTACCatctataataaatataatcttCTTGAAATAATGAAGTCGTTGCTTGATGATGGTTAATTTTTAtcgaaattattaatttagtaCATTGGTCCAAATCAAGATTGCTAAAAAATAGTACTTTAAAGAGATCGTTAATTTATCGAGTATTTTCTAGtacaatgaaaatttaaaagaaatagaaacttttgattcaaaaaatagaagaaattgGAATGTCAGTTTTTCATCATAAACTATGGATCCAAATTGAAGGTTGATAACATGAGTGAAGTGCTTATAAacaaatgagatgaaaataacATACAATAGTAAGAGGCAATTTCCAGTGGAGATAATATTGCTGCTAGCCAAGGGTGGAGCCATGTGTACCGCTCGGgtgacccaatttttttttaattttttatacattAAATTTAGTCTAATTTGCCAAAAGTGactccattttaaaaataaaaagaaaccaACACTTAGAAAATAGTAGCTcgtgtaaaaataaaaatctggcTCCGTCATCGGTATTAGCAACTATACATAACCCCACTCTAACATTTATCTAATTAATTTCTCCTACATTCCTTCAATTTTGTGTCTTGCGTTCATTAAATGATGTGTATACTTTGTATTTCTAAAAACATCGTTGGTTCCGTGTACACAAAGTTAAATTCGATATGTATTTCGGATTGTGGTCTTAATTGTTTGGATTTAGGACTTCAGGTTAAAGAGGATAATTTAGCCTATATATTctcaatttttttggaaaaaacacagagaaaataaaattggttTTATTGAGATCCACGTATTATATTTCAGATATGAAAAGAACATTGGTCACTTCAAGTTTTGAAGAAATGTCGACCTAAAGTTCGAGATAAAACAATTAACAACATTGGATAATTGAGTTCATGTTCGATTGTTCGATCATTGATTATGAGCTTAATTTTTCCTATCGACATTTTTTCGAATCGCACAAGATTTGCACAATATGGTTTTACCTGATCAGTGTTGTTTGCAAATTAATGTATTAGTCCAGAGTTTACCAAATGCACAACAAAAGATAGAGACAGCAGGTTGCTTCGTAACGAAAAGAAGAAATTGGACAAATTTTCTATGATTAATTAGTTAACTACCCAGAAATGGCTTTTAAACTGTATATAGAGGTAGATTTGCGATGGAAGCCAAAACTACTGGGGTCACTTGACATGGATATCTAACGAAACATGAAGGACAAAAGGCGACTGATTAAACATGAACAAGGACTTGCCATCATACCACCTTAATGTAATCAATGGTTGATAATACATGCACCCGAACTAAGTTTAAATATAGACTTTAATAGTAGAACAAAAGGGAAAAAATATCAAGAATTTGCACAAGTATATAAAATGGACGACATTCAAGAATCCCAAAATACAAGACTaatgtttaataatatttaagggGAGAAAAACAAATGCAAGTTGTTGTATATTAATGCAGAGATGAAGAAATATTGTGGTCTGAATGGTCACTTGGATAATCTTTATGTCAACATGGAGGGAAGCGTCTATTTTATTCGCAGAATATGAAATGGAGAGTGCTTCGATCTTTAGGTCATGTAGGACCGAAGAAGTCATGAATCTTACCCAACTTGGTTTTCAATTTGAGCAAACTTGTGAACAATAAGGAACCAAGATCTTTTATTCGCAGGTGGAGATCGAACATGTTTGGATCCATATACAATTTATCCAATGCACATATAAAAAACTTCAAATATCCAGATTTTTACTTCGATTCAtcaataaaattctataaattgTTGAAATGTTGGTTagatttgaaataataaaaaatatcacaatACGATAATCTAATAATATTCTCGAGACTATGTTCTATCACTCAGCGTGTGACGACGGATTGTGGAATCGGAGAAAAATAACCAAATCATCCTAATTATCTACCTACCCATGGGGGTGTGTGACATTCACATAGCACTTGGTAGATTGCAAGAAAGTGTCTCAATACACCATTGACTAACTCACGATATAAAAGCTAGAATCTATTGGCCCCTTGCGTTAGTCATGCGGCACAACGCAATTGTACAATAGAGCTCCttgcaaaaaataattttgggcACAACCAAGCTTTTTGTCATGGCAAAAGTGTATCCTCAAACGCTTTCCTCTTCTACTCCCGTTTCTTCCAAACAAGAAGTATTCACCCTGTTGATGAAATCTCTCATACCAGGCAGCAATGGTTGCACTGTGTTCGATTCAGATGGCCGCATCGTTTATCGAGTCGATAATTACCATAAAACATGTAGCAAACAAGTCGATATCATGGATGCTAAGGGAAAAGTCTTATTCACAATAGTTTCGAAGGTAAAAGAAGATGTAGAATTTACTTACTTCCGCAAGATCATTTGATTAATGATGCAATTGTTAAACCATTCAATGCATGTTTACTTTACTCAGAAGCTCTCTGTTCTTGGGTCGTGGGAGGGTTCCAGATCAGCTAACACAggtaagaacaagaagaaaCCCGAATTTCGAGTGACAAAAGTCCTTAGCATTAGGAAAGTCCTGGGATTTCTCGCAGGGGTTTCTTCGTTGAAGGTCGTGGTTGGATTGGATAAAAACCGGCCTCGTCAATATGTTATGGAAGCACAAATTTACAAGTCATCTTGCAGGATAGTTGACGATTTTGGTAATCTAGTTGCTGAGGTAatgaactaatttttttttgggtattttcATTAAACAATAATTATCAGCTTATAAATTTTAGTACAGGTTAAAAGAAAGATAACTAAAGGTGGAGTTGTTCTGGGAGAAGATGTGCTGACAATGGTGGTGGAGCCCTACGAGGATCATTGTCTTATTATGGGACTTGTGGTTGTTTTTGGTCTCGTCCACCGCAAAATGTGAACTTCATTTCAACTTAATAATTGGTCATTTTTTAATCGAATATTTGTCGATGTTCAAAAAACAGGGAATTCGGGATGAATTGTCTTAAAATGGGTCATTGTAATAGAGTAGGTCTACTCTGGTCGATTGTACCCTAATTCAAATTAACGAATAAATTTCGGGTATGTTATTTAGGACCGTACGTGTTTATGGGTTCAGCAGAATTAGTCGGGCTTAAGAAGAAAAcatatcctttttttttaatcaataatcGCCAGATCCTTGACTTAGTTTGCaccctttaattaatttttgttcaCATTTAAAACTGAATTCCCAATCACAGTCCAACCGAATCAAGAAAAGAAACCAAAATGGTTGCCAATAAACATCCCCAAAATTGAAAACTTACATGTTCTTAAGAATAAGAAATACAATTTTATAACGTATAATCAAATAGAATTTCAGATCAAAATTGTagaatcattttaaatttttataaataaagaatttcatttatcaaattGAGTGCCtacttcatttaattttttatatacagaaaacgaaatatttatgatataacaAAATCTAATTTATTTGATAGATTGATATCTcaaaaaatttgcatttttctttcttgatcggtatatatattatttaaaaaaataagttttaatCCAAATTGTGATCCCGAACAAATTCCAGAAACATAGTaggtttcataatttttttttttttgtcgatTTTGAGTAATAAATAAAGAATAGgtcttatgtgagacgggtcaactctaccgaaattcacaataaaaagtaatactcttggtataaaaaataatatttttttataaattactcaaataagagatcaggCTCACAAAATACTATCCGTGATATTCTCTCACACCAATTTTTGGCATAAATAAAAGAGTTCAAGGAAGGATAACATGTGATTTGTTCAGAAAAGgactaaaattttcataatcacaaaaaatttaactttttaattaaaCCCAAGAAAACCTCGACAAAATCACCCGATAATTCCCAAATTCTTCCACAGGCCGCGAAATCGCAGAAATTCTGATTCATATTCGGTTGCTTTACACCCTCAAAACAGGAGAAATTCAAGAATAAACAGATGTGGCACAG encodes the following:
- the LOC140978257 gene encoding protein LURP-one-related 11-like; translation: MAKVYPQTLSSSTPVSSKQEVFTLLMKSLIPGSNGCTVFDSDGRIVYRVDNYHKTCSKQVDIMDAKGKVLFTIVSKKLSVLGSWEGSRSANTGKNKKKPEFRVTKVLSIRKVLGFLAGVSSLKVVVGLDKNRPRQYVMEAQIYKSSCRIVDDFGNLVAEVKRKITKGGVVLGEDVLTMVVEPYEDHCLIMGLVVVFGLVHRKM